The Deltaproteobacteria bacterium genome has a window encoding:
- a CDS encoding UPF0182 family protein, with the protein MSRWKRRALMAALALLVLGALYLISNLIFVNFIVDYWWFDSLGFSGYFWLREMYRYVVFFAATTFFFLVFFLNFWFAARFLGSTGGAAKADPKQEKIQQGLSRVFLSGSMKVLAPLSLILAVLIAVPLYNRWEETLLFLAGSNSDLKDVVFAKEVTYFLFNYPIYTLIQTRLLIAALTVLAALASLYWIQKGVFAQKGQPFPRAAKAHLSILVLALFVIQAWGFVLKAHSLVYSNAHEPLFYGPGYTEINIILYLTIGAIFLLLATALSLIVLIHTKKGYVLLSISTTLFAVCLLLVNTTFLPDIIDKYVVKPNEIEREKPYIKNSIQATLEGYGLDYAVNRSYPLDKGYRLATDQSFQMNIQNIPVWDQEFLKEVYFQLQGLRTYYNFADVDVDRYNLGGNYQQVYLAAREVNLSKMPAIARNWQNEHMTYTHGQGAVMTPAVQSGDQGISWALKDVPPISPFGLAPGESDLYYGTDKYPYILVPNDVRETDVISGKSDYTGKGGVPMGNIWRKFLFAVYFKDSKIFTTFQTNDESRILFRRNIVECVKEIAPFLKQDSDPYLVVAKDRLYWVVDCFTTSSHYPGSSPVLDGSFNYIRASVRATIDAFDGTVKFYITDPKDPIAKAYDAIYPGLFSGKTADIPRDIREHLRYPKDLFVIQMEKYLKYHQKDPVVFFQQRELMQFAKSYEGKKAVSMAPYYITVDLIKPGRQEFLLVLPLSPINRDNLAALAVGRCDGEKLGDVMVYDFPAGEQVYGPSQVNTVIDQDTDISKEFTLWNQAGSEVKRGRMIVLPIAKKMLYVQPVYLRARTASRFPELKRVIVSQGDTAVMDVSVEKALEALEAKLERRETEKARLDKSARAAGETAKAKAAAKPLTASPAPAGITPVARPVPTASPAPTLSKKL; encoded by the coding sequence ATGTCACGATGGAAACGCCGGGCCTTGATGGCCGCCCTGGCTCTTTTGGTCCTGGGGGCGCTTTATCTCATATCCAACCTCATTTTCGTCAACTTCATCGTTGATTACTGGTGGTTCGATTCCCTGGGCTTTTCAGGCTACTTCTGGCTCCGGGAAATGTATCGCTACGTCGTCTTTTTCGCGGCCACAACCTTCTTCTTTCTCGTTTTCTTTCTCAATTTCTGGTTCGCAGCCAGATTCCTCGGAAGCACGGGGGGGGCCGCCAAGGCCGACCCAAAGCAGGAAAAAATCCAACAGGGCCTTTCCAGGGTCTTTTTGAGCGGGTCTATGAAGGTACTCGCCCCCCTTTCCCTGATACTTGCCGTGCTCATCGCCGTGCCTCTCTACAACAGGTGGGAGGAAACCCTGCTTTTCCTGGCCGGTTCGAACTCGGACCTCAAGGACGTTGTATTCGCAAAGGAAGTGACCTATTTTCTTTTCAATTATCCGATATACACCCTCATTCAGACCAGGCTTCTAATCGCGGCGCTCACAGTGCTTGCGGCCCTAGCGTCGTTGTACTGGATACAGAAGGGGGTTTTCGCCCAGAAGGGCCAGCCTTTTCCAAGGGCGGCCAAGGCCCATCTTTCGATACTGGTGCTGGCGCTTTTCGTCATCCAGGCCTGGGGATTCGTGCTCAAGGCTCACAGCCTCGTTTACTCCAATGCCCACGAGCCACTGTTCTATGGACCAGGATACACGGAAATCAATATAATCCTGTATCTTACCATCGGAGCCATTTTTCTGCTCCTGGCAACGGCCCTAAGCCTTATTGTACTGATCCACACGAAAAAGGGCTACGTGCTGCTTTCAATTTCCACGACCCTTTTCGCCGTCTGCCTCCTTTTGGTCAACACCACCTTCCTGCCTGACATCATCGACAAGTACGTGGTGAAGCCCAACGAGATAGAAAGGGAGAAGCCCTACATCAAGAACAGCATCCAGGCCACCCTTGAGGGCTACGGCCTGGATTACGCGGTCAACCGCTCCTACCCGCTTGACAAGGGCTACCGCCTGGCCACGGACCAGAGCTTCCAGATGAATATCCAGAACATACCGGTCTGGGACCAGGAATTTCTGAAAGAGGTCTATTTTCAGCTTCAGGGCCTGCGCACCTACTACAATTTCGCAGACGTCGACGTCGACCGCTACAACCTGGGAGGCAACTACCAGCAGGTGTACCTTGCCGCACGCGAGGTGAACCTTTCCAAGATGCCGGCCATCGCCCGCAACTGGCAGAATGAGCACATGACCTACACCCACGGCCAGGGCGCGGTGATGACCCCTGCGGTCCAGAGCGGAGACCAGGGCATTTCCTGGGCCTTGAAGGATGTCCCGCCCATTTCTCCCTTCGGCCTCGCGCCCGGGGAATCGGACCTCTACTACGGGACGGACAAGTACCCGTACATACTGGTTCCCAACGACGTGAGGGAAACCGACGTTATAAGCGGCAAGAGCGACTATACCGGGAAGGGCGGCGTCCCAATGGGGAACATCTGGCGTAAGTTCCTCTTCGCAGTGTATTTCAAGGACAGCAAGATATTCACCACATTCCAGACCAACGACGAAAGCCGCATCCTTTTCAGGCGCAACATCGTGGAATGCGTGAAGGAGATCGCCCCCTTCCTGAAACAGGACTCCGACCCCTACCTGGTGGTGGCGAAGGACAGGTTATACTGGGTGGTGGACTGCTTCACCACCAGCAGCCATTATCCCGGCAGCTCGCCTGTTTTGGACGGCAGCTTCAACTACATAAGGGCCTCGGTAAGGGCGACCATAGACGCCTTTGACGGAACCGTGAAATTTTACATCACCGACCCCAAGGACCCCATAGCCAAGGCTTACGACGCCATCTATCCCGGCCTTTTCTCGGGAAAAACCGCCGACATCCCCAGGGACATCCGGGAACATCTTCGCTATCCCAAGGACCTTTTCGTCATACAGATGGAAAAGTACCTGAAATATCACCAGAAGGACCCGGTGGTCTTCTTCCAGCAAAGGGAGTTGATGCAGTTCGCCAAGTCCTACGAGGGAAAAAAGGCGGTTTCCATGGCCCCCTATTATATTACCGTGGACCTCATCAAGCCGGGCCGGCAGGAATTTTTGCTGGTGCTCCCCTTGAGCCCCATCAACCGGGACAACCTCGCGGCCCTGGCGGTGGGGCGCTGCGACGGCGAAAAACTGGGGGACGTCATGGTATACGACTTCCCGGCAGGCGAGCAGGTCTACGGACCGAGCCAGGTCAACACGGTAATCGACCAGGATACTGACATCTCCAAGGAATTCACCCTGTGGAACCAGGCCGGAAGCGAGGTCAAGCGGGGCCGGATGATAGTTCTGCCCATAGCGAAAAAGATGCTCTACGTTCAACCGGTGTACCTGAGGGCCAGGACCGCCAGCCGCTTTCCCGAACTCAAGCGGGTGATAGTGAGCCAGGGCGATACGGCGGTGATGGACGTTTCCGTGGAAAAGGCCCTGGAGGCCCTGGAAGCCAAGCTGGAAAGGCGGGAGACCGAAAAGGCGAGGCTCGACAAATCGGCCCGCGCAGCT